One stretch of Weissella koreensis KACC 15510 DNA includes these proteins:
- the rsmB gene encoding 16S rRNA (cytosine(967)-C(5))-methyltransferase RsmB, producing the protein MSKGNSKQIAGWEQSNARALSVRVLERVKDGAYSNLQLNQLAKASKLEERDIHLLTTIVYGVIQHRLTLEYWLKPFLRGNVDPFVKELLMISVYQMQYLDKIPQHAIFDEAIQIAKRRGHDGIRKYVTGVLHSLERQGLPEFTTIKDPIEQLSIEASLPVWLLKQLESEVGHEKMVKIARSINDAPAQSARINRAVTTQEQVTTVLEAEGFEVEASKVTPEALRIKHGHVASSKAFEDGLLTLQDESAMLMVPNLNLTPSMKVLDAAAAPGGKTTQIASYLDPKQGGIVEALDIHPHKIKLIEENAQRLHVSDQVHAQELDARKVDEQFDDETFDAILVDAPCSGFGLLRRKPEIRYEKSYADSMKLHQIQLDMLNAVAPKLKKGGNLVYGTCTILEIENDAVVQDFLEQNSDYELVPTIGPLPQRSQLTMQVFPDDFDSDGFFVATLRKKK; encoded by the coding sequence ATGAGTAAAGGAAATTCAAAACAAATCGCGGGGTGGGAACAAAGTAATGCCCGCGCGTTATCAGTTCGGGTATTAGAACGGGTCAAAGATGGCGCATATTCAAATTTGCAATTAAATCAACTTGCGAAAGCCTCAAAATTAGAGGAGCGAGATATACATTTACTCACAACAATTGTTTATGGTGTGATTCAACATCGCCTGACTTTAGAATATTGGTTAAAACCATTCTTACGTGGGAATGTTGATCCATTTGTCAAAGAGTTATTAATGATATCAGTTTATCAAATGCAATACCTTGATAAAATACCACAACATGCCATTTTTGATGAGGCAATTCAAATTGCTAAGCGCCGTGGTCATGATGGAATTCGTAAGTATGTAACGGGGGTTTTGCATAGCCTTGAACGGCAAGGATTACCTGAATTTACGACAATTAAAGATCCAATTGAACAATTATCAATTGAAGCTTCGTTACCAGTTTGGCTACTAAAGCAACTAGAAAGTGAAGTTGGCCATGAAAAAATGGTTAAGATCGCTCGTTCTATTAATGATGCACCAGCTCAATCTGCACGAATTAATCGGGCAGTTACAACGCAGGAACAAGTTACTACTGTTTTGGAGGCAGAAGGCTTTGAAGTAGAAGCTTCTAAAGTTACACCTGAGGCACTTCGTATCAAACATGGACATGTTGCTTCTTCTAAAGCATTTGAAGATGGCTTGCTAACATTACAAGATGAATCAGCTATGCTAATGGTTCCTAATCTAAATTTAACACCATCAATGAAAGTATTAGATGCTGCGGCCGCTCCTGGTGGTAAGACAACACAAATCGCCAGTTATTTAGATCCAAAGCAAGGCGGTATCGTGGAAGCACTTGATATCCACCCTCATAAGATCAAATTGATCGAAGAAAATGCACAAAGACTGCACGTATCTGATCAGGTGCACGCTCAAGAATTAGATGCTCGTAAAGTCGATGAACAGTTTGATGATGAAACCTTTGATGCGATTTTAGTTGATGCTCCATGTTCAGGTTTTGGATTATTACGTCGAAAGCCTGAGATTAGATATGAAAAAAGCTACGCTGATAGTATGAAATTACACCAAATTCAACTAGATATGCTAAATGCAGTGGCTCCTAAATTAAAAAAGGGTGGAAATTTGGTCTATGGGACTTGCACTATTTTAGAAATTGAAAATGATGCTGTTGTTCAAGACTTTTTAGAGCAAAATTCAGATTATGAATTAGTACCCACCATTGGCCCTTTGCCTCAACGATCACAATTAACAATGCAAGTTTTCCCTGACGATTTTGATTCAGATGGATTTTTCGTTGCGACGTTACGTAAAAAAAAGTAA
- a CDS encoding Stp1/IreP family PP2C-type Ser/Thr phosphatase codes for MKIAFATDRGTVRADNQDYVDVFVNQRGVQLAIVADGVGGQNAGDVAATMAVSHFGNDWLMTQIYTPSAAKDWLLAQTLQENKKILTTANRYKTLKGMATTLVIAVILPNSLVISNLGDSRAYLLRRDSILQLTQDHNLASELLRRGAITSEEAKDHPGRNMITRQLGVNTEAKPDIQDMKIEEGDLLLLTTDGLGKALSDYEVVKIIQDSDNISLAVAHLIATANQKSTPDNITVLLGMQEGEGEY; via the coding sequence ATGAAAATCGCATTTGCAACAGATCGTGGAACTGTTCGTGCTGATAATCAAGATTATGTTGATGTTTTTGTGAATCAACGAGGAGTTCAATTAGCGATTGTTGCGGATGGCGTTGGTGGTCAAAATGCCGGTGATGTAGCGGCGACTATGGCCGTTTCACATTTTGGAAATGACTGGCTTATGACACAGATATACACTCCAAGCGCGGCTAAAGATTGGCTGTTAGCACAGACACTCCAAGAAAATAAAAAAATTTTAACAACCGCTAATCGCTATAAAACTTTAAAAGGGATGGCAACAACATTAGTCATTGCAGTAATCTTGCCCAATTCTTTGGTTATATCAAATTTAGGCGATTCGAGAGCCTATCTTTTACGTCGTGATAGTATTTTACAACTAACACAGGATCACAATTTGGCGAGCGAGTTATTACGACGGGGAGCTATTACTTCAGAAGAAGCAAAAGATCATCCTGGTCGTAATATGATTACTCGTCAATTAGGAGTTAATACTGAGGCAAAACCAGATATTCAAGATATGAAAATAGAAGAAGGAGACCTCCTCCTCCTCACCACAGATGGATTAGGAAAGGCGCTTTCTGATTATGAGGTTGTTAAAATCATTCAAGATAGTGATAACATTTCCTTAGCAGTAGCGCATTTAATTGCAACAGCTAATCAGAAGAGTACGCCAGATAATATAACAGTGCTCTTAGGTATGCAGGAAGGAGAAGGGGAATACTAA
- the priA gene encoding primosomal protein N' — translation MDVAKIIVDVSTRQTNKPWTYQIPENLQSIVQPGMRVQVPFGNGGRQIQGFVLEVVKGETTTKPLKPITNVLDLEPVLNQELLQLSAKIAEHNFNFQINVLQAMLPNVMKAKYQKTLILLDPNLIDDNNINDLFIDRDEIPFELDFIPIELMSKIKHYQAIKALGFKYYLKNKAKIKKVKKYKNKLSSDQYDEIRRNLNKNAKKQARFVTALMENPTPDWQLVSSLQHSYKLTAQDINQAVTNGWISMTEMETYRTPTLSSTIQKTKPLVLNEEQSVAFDAINSALNQQISTTFLLEGVTGSGKTEIYLQAIARTIEAGKTALFLVPEITLTPQMVRRVKGRFGDDVALLHSALSDGERYDEWRRIQRQEVHVVVGVRSAIFAPLEQIGLIIMDEEHESSYKQDDNPRYHARDIASWRANRHQAVLILGSATPSLESRARAQKHVYQLLELKKRALANPLPTAQIIDMSEVIKSGGDEVFSPQLLDQIEERLEKKQQIILMLNRRGYANFMMCRDCGYVPMCPNCDLALTMHKDTHRMECHVCGATQPIPHKCPVCGSTRIRPFGTGTQKVEEQLQDKFPQARIIRMDNDTTRKKGATDQLLEQFGQQKADILIGTQMIAKGLDFPNVTLVGVLNADTTLKIPDYRASERTFQLITQVAGRAGRADKVGNVVIQTFNPQHYAIKLAQNQDYEAFYQQEMSLRKTWHYSPYYYAIQIKLTHPNEQDVAKIAYKIVNWLREQIMPSTMIFGPAPGSIRRVKNRYVYQISLRFKYDDKLEQALNLLVNDAQKIIDKNIQISINRDPINL, via the coding sequence ATGGATGTCGCAAAAATTATTGTAGATGTTTCCACACGACAAACGAATAAACCATGGACATATCAAATTCCAGAAAATCTTCAATCAATTGTACAGCCAGGTATGCGAGTACAAGTTCCTTTTGGTAACGGGGGACGCCAAATTCAAGGCTTCGTATTAGAGGTGGTTAAAGGCGAGACAACTACTAAGCCGTTGAAACCGATAACTAATGTTTTAGATTTAGAACCGGTTTTAAATCAAGAATTGCTTCAATTAAGTGCAAAAATTGCTGAACATAATTTTAATTTTCAAATTAATGTTTTACAGGCGATGTTGCCTAATGTGATGAAAGCTAAATATCAAAAAACGCTAATTTTATTAGATCCAAATTTGATTGACGATAATAATATTAATGATTTGTTTATTGATCGCGATGAAATTCCGTTTGAATTAGATTTTATTCCAATTGAATTGATGAGCAAAATTAAACACTATCAAGCAATAAAGGCTCTAGGGTTTAAATATTATTTAAAAAATAAGGCTAAGATTAAAAAAGTCAAAAAATATAAAAATAAATTGTCATCTGATCAATATGATGAGATTAGAAGGAATCTTAACAAAAATGCTAAAAAGCAGGCGCGTTTTGTAACTGCTTTAATGGAAAATCCAACACCAGATTGGCAATTAGTTAGTTCGTTGCAACATTCATATAAATTAACAGCACAAGATATAAATCAGGCGGTTACCAATGGTTGGATTTCTATGACTGAAATGGAAACGTATCGTACGCCAACATTATCAAGCACTATTCAAAAAACTAAGCCATTAGTTTTGAATGAAGAACAATCAGTTGCCTTTGATGCGATTAATAGCGCATTGAACCAACAAATTTCAACAACTTTCCTCTTAGAGGGTGTGACTGGTTCGGGTAAAACCGAAATATATTTACAAGCAATTGCTAGAACTATTGAGGCCGGAAAAACAGCCCTATTTTTAGTTCCTGAAATTACATTAACTCCACAGATGGTCCGACGTGTAAAAGGACGTTTTGGAGATGATGTGGCTTTATTGCATTCGGCTTTATCAGATGGTGAACGATATGATGAGTGGCGTCGAATTCAGCGCCAAGAGGTCCATGTAGTTGTAGGAGTACGTTCGGCTATTTTTGCCCCTTTGGAACAGATTGGCTTGATAATTATGGATGAAGAACATGAAAGTTCTTATAAGCAAGATGATAATCCACGATATCATGCTCGTGATATTGCCTCGTGGCGTGCTAATAGACATCAAGCAGTCCTTATTTTGGGATCAGCCACGCCTTCATTAGAAAGTCGAGCACGGGCACAAAAGCATGTCTATCAGTTGTTGGAATTGAAAAAGCGGGCACTCGCAAATCCATTACCAACAGCTCAAATTATTGATATGAGTGAAGTGATTAAGTCGGGAGGGGATGAAGTTTTTTCACCACAATTGCTTGATCAAATTGAAGAACGTTTAGAAAAAAAGCAACAAATTATTTTAATGCTTAATCGACGTGGTTATGCTAATTTTATGATGTGTCGAGATTGTGGCTATGTTCCAATGTGTCCTAATTGCGATTTAGCATTGACAATGCATAAAGATACTCATCGAATGGAGTGCCATGTCTGTGGTGCTACACAGCCGATACCTCATAAATGTCCAGTATGTGGGTCCACTCGGATTAGGCCTTTTGGGACTGGAACGCAAAAAGTGGAAGAACAATTGCAAGACAAGTTTCCTCAAGCACGTATTATCCGTATGGATAATGATACGACGCGTAAAAAAGGCGCTACAGATCAACTGTTGGAACAGTTTGGTCAACAAAAGGCGGATATTTTGATTGGAACGCAAATGATTGCAAAGGGATTAGATTTCCCCAATGTGACTCTTGTAGGAGTTTTAAATGCGGATACAACTTTGAAAATTCCAGATTATCGTGCTAGTGAAAGGACCTTTCAGTTAATCACTCAAGTTGCAGGTCGAGCAGGTCGGGCTGATAAGGTTGGGAATGTCGTTATTCAGACCTTTAATCCACAGCATTATGCTATCAAATTAGCTCAAAATCAAGATTATGAAGCTTTCTATCAGCAAGAAATGAGTCTACGTAAAACTTGGCATTATTCGCCATATTATTATGCTATTCAGATTAAATTGACTCATCCAAACGAGCAGGATGTAGCTAAAATAGCATATAAAATTGTTAACTGGTTACGAGAACAAATTATGCCTAGTACTATGATATTTGGGCCCGCTCCGGGATCAATTCGTCGAGTTAAAAATCGGTATGTTTATCAAATTTCATTACGATTTAAGTATGATGATAAATTAGAACAAGCGCTTAATCTTTTAGTTAATGATGCTCAAAAGATTATTGATAAAAATATTCAAATTAGTATTAATCGTGACCCTATTAATTTGTAA
- the fmt gene encoding methionyl-tRNA formyltransferase, translated as MQTKIIFMGTPQFSVGILESLINHPDYDVIAVLTQPDRPVGRKKVMTPTPVKEVAVKAGIPVFQPAKLSGSPELQALIDLQPDIMITAAYGQFLPTKLLNAAKIGAINVHASLLPKYRGGAPIHYALLNGDTETGVSIMYMIKQMDAGDVLSQATLPITDDDNTGTLFEKLSILGRDLLLKTLPELIDGTNVATPQDPDLVTFSPNIKPEEESLDFSKSAREIFNQIRGLYPFPIAHTEIKGKRTKVQKSHLIDEHSDLPSGTVFKKNKHELWIVAGDGNILAIDELQPAGKPKMDVTAYLNGHANFTEGEQIITHE; from the coding sequence ATGCAAACAAAAATTATTTTTATGGGAACTCCCCAGTTTTCAGTTGGTATTTTAGAATCATTAATTAATCATCCTGATTACGATGTGATTGCTGTTTTAACACAACCAGATCGACCAGTGGGGCGCAAGAAAGTCATGACGCCTACACCCGTCAAAGAAGTTGCTGTTAAAGCGGGGATTCCTGTGTTTCAACCGGCTAAGTTAAGTGGTTCACCAGAATTACAGGCTTTAATTGATTTACAGCCTGATATTATGATTACAGCTGCTTATGGTCAATTTTTACCAACAAAATTATTGAATGCAGCTAAAATTGGTGCTATTAATGTCCATGCTTCATTGCTGCCAAAGTATCGAGGCGGGGCTCCAATTCACTATGCCTTACTTAATGGTGATACTGAAACGGGTGTTTCAATCATGTATATGATTAAGCAAATGGATGCTGGTGATGTTCTATCACAAGCTACATTACCTATTACAGATGATGACAACACTGGAACTTTATTTGAAAAATTATCTATTCTTGGCCGCGATTTATTATTAAAAACATTGCCGGAATTAATCGATGGAACGAATGTAGCGACACCGCAAGATCCTGATTTGGTAACCTTTTCACCGAATATTAAGCCAGAAGAAGAGTCACTTGATTTTTCAAAATCGGCACGAGAAATATTTAATCAAATTCGAGGATTATATCCTTTTCCGATTGCACATACTGAAATTAAAGGGAAACGTACAAAAGTTCAAAAATCCCATTTAATTGATGAACATAGTGATTTACCAAGCGGAACAGTTTTCAAAAAGAATAAACATGAATTATGGATAGTCGCTGGTGATGGAAATATTTTAGCAATTGATGAATTGCAGCCAGCTGGAAAACCAAAAATGGATGTTACCGCCTACTTAAATGGGCATGCTAATTTTACCGAAGGAGAACAAATAATTACTCATGAGTAA
- a CDS encoding acetate/propionate family kinase, which produces MAKTIAINAGSSSLKFQLIEMPSEEVIAKGQIERIGLSDSIFSLKFNGEKFENILDIKDHEQGIAYVLEQFKQHGVISDIQEITGVGHRVVAGGEWYNHSVVIDDDVMEKLQKLIDYAPLHEPANIVGIKTFKKLIPNALSVAVFDTAFHQTMPQVNYLYGLPYEYYTKYGARKYGAHGTSHRYISARAAEMLGKPLESLKVITLHLGAGSSITAIKDGKSFDTSMGFTPLAGVMMATRTGDIDPSLVNYIQEREGLTNEQMLEIMNKKSGLLGVSTISSDMRDLKEVAETNPHAKLAIDMWEDRVLRYIGQYIVEMGGVDVLVFSGGVGENSKEQRSHIIERLNFMGIKMDESKNDVYGKETILTAEGSTAEVLIVPTDEEIMIARDVESLKK; this is translated from the coding sequence ATGGCGAAGACAATAGCAATTAATGCAGGATCTTCATCTTTGAAATTTCAATTAATTGAAATGCCAAGTGAAGAGGTAATTGCAAAGGGACAAATTGAACGAATCGGACTATCTGATTCTATTTTTTCATTGAAATTTAATGGAGAAAAGTTTGAAAACATCTTAGATATCAAAGATCATGAGCAAGGAATTGCTTATGTACTTGAACAATTTAAGCAACACGGTGTAATTTCTGATATTCAAGAAATTACAGGTGTAGGACATCGTGTCGTTGCTGGGGGTGAATGGTATAATCATTCCGTAGTAATCGATGACGATGTTATGGAGAAATTACAAAAACTAATTGATTATGCACCACTACATGAACCAGCTAACATTGTAGGGATTAAGACTTTTAAAAAATTAATTCCAAATGCATTATCAGTTGCAGTTTTCGACACTGCCTTTCATCAGACAATGCCGCAAGTTAACTATTTATATGGTTTACCATATGAATATTATACGAAGTACGGTGCACGTAAATATGGTGCACATGGAACTTCACACCGTTATATTTCAGCTCGTGCCGCTGAAATGTTAGGTAAGCCATTAGAATCACTAAAGGTTATTACATTGCATTTGGGAGCTGGATCATCAATTACAGCCATTAAGGATGGAAAGTCATTTGATACTTCAATGGGCTTCACACCATTAGCTGGAGTAATGATGGCTACGCGAACGGGTGACATTGATCCATCATTAGTTAACTATATCCAAGAGCGTGAAGGATTAACTAATGAGCAAATGCTTGAAATTATGAACAAAAAGTCTGGTTTGTTAGGAGTGTCTACTATTTCTTCAGATATGCGTGATTTGAAAGAAGTAGCCGAAACTAATCCACATGCTAAGTTAGCTATTGATATGTGGGAAGACCGTGTTCTACGATATATTGGTCAATATATCGTAGAAATGGGCGGTGTGGACGTCTTAGTATTTTCTGGTGGAGTTGGAGAAAATTCTAAGGAACAACGTTCTCACATTATTGAACGCTTGAACTTTATGGGTATTAAGATGGACGAATCAAAGAATGATGTTTACGGTAAAGAAACAATTTTGACTGCCGAAGGATCAACTGCTGAGGTTTTGATTGTGCCAACAGATGAAGAAATCATGATTGCACGCGATGTTGAATCATTGAAAAAGTAA
- a CDS encoding type II secretion system protein yields MQVERKAFSLVEVLASLFVLGIVAQMITVNVHQLINFKILEEKDYFKYQANRLILDLNHPKLNLKFVMGNTKIEKRPVYHFYSKKNNKDYRLIIWHRRLVLTGSNKGFMPLSKGIYVEKILTSDKPNYFNIIIRELEHLKHTGRNDDCLYAKRIIYLNND; encoded by the coding sequence ATGCAAGTTGAACGAAAGGCATTTTCACTGGTTGAGGTTTTGGCTTCGCTTTTTGTTTTGGGGATAGTGGCTCAAATGATTACGGTCAATGTACACCAGTTAATTAATTTCAAGATATTAGAAGAAAAAGACTATTTTAAATATCAAGCCAACCGATTAATTTTAGATTTAAATCATCCTAAGCTAAATTTAAAATTTGTTATGGGTAATACTAAAATTGAAAAGAGACCAGTTTATCATTTTTATTCTAAAAAAAATAATAAAGATTATCGGTTGATAATTTGGCATCGACGGTTAGTTCTAACGGGTAGTAATAAAGGGTTTATGCCATTGAGCAAAGGCATTTATGTAGAAAAAATATTAACATCTGATAAACCTAATTATTTTAATATTATTATCAGGGAATTGGAGCATCTTAAGCATACCGGTAGAAATGACGACTGCTTATATGCGAAACGCATAATTTATTTAAACAATGATTAA
- a CDS encoding prepilin-type N-terminal cleavage/methylation domain-containing protein, translated as MMKSKRSGFTMIEVLIAAMLTFLILSTFAYFKPSTPTKQNWANFRRELQFEVDRARNLSQTSQVLIEGCEQKDNRAIMIQNRMKSMVYLPEGWAVYYGAISVHSGWVQPGTITLKNLKKKEFKELVFSMGWGDFDLRTP; from the coding sequence ATGATGAAATCGAAAAGATCAGGTTTTACAATGATTGAAGTTCTTATAGCAGCGATGTTGACGTTTTTAATATTAAGTACATTCGCGTATTTTAAACCTTCAACCCCAACTAAGCAAAACTGGGCTAACTTTAGACGAGAGTTACAATTTGAAGTTGATAGAGCGCGTAATTTGTCACAAACATCTCAGGTTTTAATTGAGGGTTGTGAACAAAAAGATAATCGAGCAATTATGATACAAAATAGAATGAAGTCTATGGTTTACTTACCCGAGGGGTGGGCTGTATATTATGGTGCTATTTCAGTACACTCGGGTTGGGTCCAACCTGGAACCATAACGCTTAAAAATCTTAAAAAGAAAGAATTTAAAGAATTAGTTTTCTCAATGGGGTGGGGTGATTTTGATCTTAGAACGCCGTAA
- the pknB gene encoding Stk1 family PASTA domain-containing Ser/Thr kinase yields the protein MQVNELIADRYQIIEPLGEGGMANVYRAHDQILNRDVSVKLLRLDMRDNSTSRQRFENEIAASTELVHPNIIQVYDFGESNQLQFLVSEYVKGEDLKRYIASHHPLTITRTLEIMDDVLAGVAMAHSHNIVHRDLKPQNILIDESSRAKITDFGIALAQSSLGLTKTDVAIGSIHYMSPEQVKGGMATTRSDIYALGIILYEMLVGKVPFDAQEAVSVALMHSSEPMPFVRDIDPRIPQALENVILRATQKNPMDRYSSVNEMRQDLSNVMSTERLNEPRLNLNNQADDTTTVTKIIPNDVLGAVANQESKHNTTSEPISRKAQRDVKKKSGKGKEQSSIKIWSKPRRIMTWIAIAFAAILAIFLIFGLTPNKVTISDFTGDTESSARQSLKQDGVTVGQVYHVNNKDVKKGYVIKTDPKAGQKINKGDSVDLYISSGAKMVRVGDYTGEKYSKVASQLRTRGYKIKAVHQYNADVPSGYISEQDIPAEYKVDPSKTTITFTVSRGQKSLVVPDFSDMTQNEAQKLANKQGVIVSFAQQASDSVDENNVISQSIKAGTKIKDGTVVTVAISSGANPISVPDFVGKTYGDVKSWADKNGIEVNVDPAGADDSSKVTSQNISSGGTLKKGGTLKISVSSGSGNSSSSSSSSASSSVSSTSSSSS from the coding sequence ATGCAAGTTAATGAATTAATTGCCGATCGTTATCAAATCATTGAGCCATTAGGTGAAGGTGGTATGGCCAATGTTTATCGTGCACATGACCAAATTTTAAATCGGGATGTTTCCGTTAAATTGCTTCGTTTGGATATGCGTGATAACAGTACTAGTCGTCAACGTTTTGAAAATGAAATCGCTGCCTCAACTGAGTTGGTCCATCCAAATATTATCCAAGTTTACGATTTTGGTGAATCTAATCAACTGCAATTTTTAGTCAGTGAATATGTTAAGGGAGAAGATTTAAAACGTTACATTGCTAGTCATCATCCGCTAACGATAACGCGGACATTAGAAATTATGGATGATGTTTTGGCTGGAGTGGCAATGGCACATAGTCATAACATTGTTCATCGTGATTTAAAACCACAAAATATTTTAATTGATGAAAGTAGCCGCGCTAAGATTACTGATTTTGGGATTGCATTAGCACAATCTAGTTTGGGATTAACTAAAACTGACGTTGCAATTGGTTCAATACATTATATGTCTCCTGAGCAAGTTAAAGGGGGGATGGCAACAACGCGTAGCGATATTTATGCATTAGGTATTATTCTCTATGAAATGTTGGTTGGTAAGGTGCCATTTGATGCCCAAGAGGCAGTTAGTGTGGCATTGATGCATTCGTCAGAGCCAATGCCATTTGTACGTGATATTGATCCACGAATTCCACAAGCGTTGGAAAACGTGATTTTACGGGCTACACAGAAAAATCCAATGGACCGTTATAGTTCAGTTAATGAGATGCGCCAAGATTTATCAAATGTAATGTCGACTGAACGTTTAAATGAGCCGCGTTTGAATTTGAATAACCAAGCTGACGATACGACAACAGTTACTAAAATTATTCCTAATGATGTTTTGGGAGCGGTGGCTAATCAAGAGTCTAAGCATAATACAACATCAGAACCAATATCACGTAAAGCTCAACGGGATGTTAAGAAAAAATCAGGTAAGGGTAAGGAACAATCTAGTATTAAAATTTGGAGTAAACCTCGTCGGATTATGACCTGGATTGCGATTGCATTTGCTGCAATTTTGGCTATCTTTTTGATTTTTGGTCTAACACCTAATAAAGTAACGATTTCTGATTTTACAGGAGATACCGAAAGTTCGGCACGCCAATCTTTGAAACAAGATGGGGTTACAGTTGGACAAGTTTATCATGTTAATAATAAAGATGTTAAAAAGGGCTATGTGATTAAAACTGATCCAAAAGCTGGTCAAAAAATTAATAAAGGTGATAGTGTTGATCTTTATATTTCAAGTGGCGCTAAGATGGTTCGTGTTGGCGATTATACAGGTGAGAAATATTCAAAAGTTGCCAGTCAGCTACGAACCAGAGGCTATAAGATCAAAGCCGTACATCAGTATAATGCTGATGTACCGTCAGGTTATATTAGTGAACAAGATATTCCTGCTGAATATAAGGTAGATCCTTCAAAAACAACGATTACCTTTACGGTATCAAGAGGACAAAAGTCATTAGTTGTACCTGATTTTAGTGATATGACTCAAAATGAGGCACAAAAATTAGCTAATAAACAGGGGGTTATCGTTTCATTTGCTCAGCAAGCCTCGGATTCTGTTGATGAAAATAACGTTATTTCACAGTCGATTAAGGCTGGAACAAAAATTAAAGATGGGACTGTTGTTACGGTAGCAATTTCATCTGGGGCAAACCCAATTTCAGTTCCAGATTTCGTAGGTAAAACATATGGAGATGTTAAGTCTTGGGCTGATAAGAATGGGATTGAGGTTAATGTTGATCCAGCTGGAGCAGATGATAGCAGCAAGGTAACTAGTCAAAATATCTCCTCAGGTGGAACCCTTAAAAAGGGTGGAACTTTGAAGATTAGTGTCTCAAGCGGATCAGGTAATAGTTCAAGTAGCAGTAGTTCTAGCGCTAGCAGTAGCGTATCTAGTACTAGTAGTTCATCAAGTTAA
- a CDS encoding class I SAM-dependent methyltransferase, whose product MFEKIEQAVNVLQLTRNEISDEMDISSIEALIEVFSMIVEHDHEDLNMLDQEMVTAWENNVNSLSLEKMNVTDRRQILQLVLVGTLMEDQLQANYQITPDAIGMWVAYFVDQFNNIENKSNLSILDLGVGSGNLSATIQQVVENGDQVKITGIDNDDTMLTLASGMNSILGYDWNLQLADAVDFNFTNKFNIVVGDLPVGMYPKQVEDGYNVKTKQDNDLTYVHHLLIEKALNTLVPGGTALLLVPENILETEQGPDLLRLFADDTVLLQAIIKFPQKLFKQGAVGKELMILQRRDESHTQAEPVLLAQIPEIGDSSSNKQFIGDFLDWKTKI is encoded by the coding sequence ATGTTTGAAAAAATTGAGCAAGCAGTTAATGTTCTACAATTAACGCGGAATGAAATAAGCGATGAAATGGATATTTCATCTATTGAAGCTTTAATAGAAGTGTTTTCTATGATTGTGGAGCATGATCATGAAGATTTGAACATGTTAGATCAAGAAATGGTTACGGCTTGGGAAAACAATGTAAATTCATTGTCATTAGAAAAAATGAACGTTACAGATAGACGTCAAATTTTACAATTGGTTTTGGTGGGAACTTTGATGGAGGACCAGTTACAGGCTAATTATCAAATTACACCAGACGCTATAGGAATGTGGGTAGCATATTTTGTAGATCAGTTTAATAATATAGAAAATAAGAGTAATCTATCAATATTAGATTTGGGAGTTGGGTCAGGTAATTTGAGTGCAACAATTCAGCAAGTCGTTGAAAATGGTGATCAGGTTAAAATAACGGGAATTGATAATGACGATACAATGCTTACCTTGGCAAGTGGAATGAATTCAATTTTAGGTTATGATTGGAATTTACAGTTAGCCGATGCTGTTGATTTTAATTTCACGAATAAATTTAATATCGTAGTGGGTGACTTACCAGTTGGAATGTATCCTAAACAGGTCGAAGATGGCTATAACGTTAAAACTAAACAAGATAACGATTTAACATACGTTCACCATTTATTGATTGAAAAAGCATTGAATACATTGGTTCCTGGTGGGACAGCTTTATTGCTAGTTCCCGAAAACATCCTAGAAACAGAGCAAGGTCCTGATCTTTTAAGACTATTTGCAGATGATACAGTTCTACTACAGGCAATTATTAAATTCCCTCAAAAGCTGTTTAAACAAGGAGCAGTTGGTAAAGAGTTAATGATTTTACAAAGGCGTGATGAAAGTCATACTCAAGCTGAACCTGTTTTGTTAGCCCAAATACCAGAAATCGGTGATAGTTCCTCTAATAAACAATTTATTGGAGACTTCTTAGACTGGAAAACTAAGATTTAG